The candidate division WOR-3 bacterium sequence TCAATTTTGGTATTTCTTTAATTTATCTAAGTTATGGAAGCTTTGAAGGAAGAGATAGTTTTGGTTATAAGACTTTCAATTTTTCTGCATATGATTTTGAGTTTTCTTTAGGAATTTCAAGGAGTTTTACTGAAAGATTAAGTTTTGGTTTTGTTCTTGGTTATCCTTATGAGAAAATTGATAAAAATTCTTCAGGTTCAATAATTTTTAGCCTTGGAACTAAATATATATTTAAAGATAACCCCTATATAAAGATTGGTTTTTCTTTACAAAATCTTGGTCAAGGTGTTAAGTTCATTAATGAGTCCTTTTCTTTACCTATTGTTTCAAGAGTTGGGTTTTCTTATGGAAAAAAGAGTTTTAATATTGTTTCAGATTTTGTTTTTTCTTCTGATAATACTCCATATTTAACTTTTGGATTCTCTTATTTAATTAAGAATATACTTGATTTGAGATTTGGTCTTAAGACGGATTTTGATTACGGTTTATTAGAGGCTTTTAGATATGGTTTTGGAATAAATTATCCAAATTTTGGAATTGATTATGCACTTTCACCTTCTGCCTCTATTTTTACCCATCATATTTCTCTAAAGATAAATTTTAAATAGAAAAGTTTAAAAGATATAGTTAGGTTTAAAATAGATTACAAATATAAAAATAATGAGATAAGAAAAGTAAATGGTAAAAAAGGGTGTTTCATCAAATTTTTTTCTAAGTGAGAAAA is a genomic window containing:
- a CDS encoding PorV/PorQ family protein; the protein is MKGIVFFILINLFEPGSNSFVFLKNIRNAKDIALGETCATSSDALSFHSNPAILSEVSKFNFSFYSSILWAGIKDNSLVLAGRTPYFNFGISLIYLSYGSFEGRDSFGYKTFNFSAYDFEFSLGISRSFTERLSFGFVLGYPYEKIDKNSSGSIIFSLGTKYIFKDNPYIKIGFSLQNLGQGVKFINESFSLPIVSRVGFSYGKKSFNIVSDFVFSSDNTPYLTFGFSYLIKNILDLRFGLKTDFDYGLLEAFRYGFGINYPNFGIDYALSPSASIFTHHISLKINFK